A region from the Candidatus Margulisiibacteriota bacterium genome encodes:
- a CDS encoding FkbM family methyltransferase has product MDKIQVSTHGKTFYAGSKHEHFWRRVASGLWEPHTYRVFERFLSAEHSYIDIGAWIGPTILYGAQIAKHTYAVEPDPVALQFLKTNLMFNQGLIDKITLFEGCIGESDGQVQIGTNSHFGDSMSSLLFAGTKSSVTVPSLTFDSFIKISGAQNFNFIKMDIEGAESFVLPSMKKALHETKPTLHLSLHSGWFNNLREDSNKIVEVLSIYKYLYNHHGCLLTHDSLIKNILYKGKIYDIIATDTKW; this is encoded by the coding sequence GTATCAACACATGGAAAAACCTTTTACGCCGGATCAAAGCATGAACATTTTTGGCGTAGGGTGGCCAGTGGCTTATGGGAACCTCATACTTACCGAGTATTTGAAAGATTTTTATCTGCGGAGCATTCATACATTGATATCGGAGCCTGGATAGGCCCAACAATCTTGTACGGTGCACAGATAGCCAAGCATACCTATGCTGTTGAGCCGGATCCTGTAGCTCTACAGTTCCTTAAGACCAATCTGATGTTCAATCAGGGTTTGATTGATAAAATAACGCTGTTTGAAGGGTGCATAGGTGAATCAGACGGGCAAGTACAAATAGGCACAAATTCCCATTTTGGCGATAGTATGTCGAGCCTTTTATTCGCCGGAACAAAAAGTTCTGTCACAGTACCGTCATTAACGTTCGATTCTTTTATCAAAATTAGTGGTGCCCAAAACTTTAATTTCATTAAGATGGATATTGAGGGTGCGGAAAGTTTTGTGCTTCCTTCTATGAAAAAAGCACTTCACGAGACAAAACCGACCTTGCACTTGTCATTGCATTCCGGATGGTTCAATAATCTAAGAGAAGACTCAAACAAAATAGTTGAAGTACTATCAATTTATAAATATTTATACAATCATCATGGTTGTCTTCTAACTCACGATAGCCTTATAAAGAATATTTTGTATAAAGGTAAAATTTACGATATTATTGCAACTGATACTAAATGGTGA